In one Pangasianodon hypophthalmus isolate fPanHyp1 chromosome 22, fPanHyp1.pri, whole genome shotgun sequence genomic region, the following are encoded:
- the otulina gene encoding OTU deubiquitinase with linear linkage specificity a, with product MDNVVFYQDGFRDGIDAGKEASLQQGFNLGYREGAVKMKAIGQFKGIVSALRCWCQSQPSMSLEPITQLLQKVEKHEEGIFEAMRKAQELPPPSVSELAGDMDDLGVDQSDCGGSDCCRNEEDSERCRKGQSDCCGHDKDGSESSARIHTESLFVKRESLEQLLHRCMELVTEMGLPEELRLRIQQLRHACI from the exons ATGGACAATGTGGTTTTCTATCAGGACGGTTTCAGGGATGGAATTGACGCAGGCAAAGAGGCTTCCCTTCAGCAAGGCTTCAACTTGGGCTACAGAGAAGGAGCTGTTAAAATGAAGGCCATTGGTCAATTCAAAGGAATCGTGAG TGCTCTGCGGTGCTGGTGTCAGTCACAGCCATCAATGAGCTTAGAGCCCATCACACAGCTGCTTCAGAAAGTAGAGAAACACGAAGAAGGCATATTTGAGGCCATGCGTAAAGCTCAGGAGCTGCCTCCTCCCAGTGTATCAGAGCTTGCTGGAGATATGGATGACCTGGGTGTAGATCAGAGCGATTGTGGAGGCTCTGACTGCTGCAGAAATGAAGAAGACAGTGAACGTTGCCGGAAAGGACAGAGTGACTGCTGTGGACACGACAAGGACGGCAGTGAGAGTTCAGCTAGGATTCATACTGAGAGTTTGTTTGTGAAGCGGGAGAGTCTGGAGCAGTTACTTCACAGGTGTATGGAGCTGGTGACTGAAATGGGACTGCCTGAAGAGCTGAGGCTCCGTATTCAACAGCTCAGACACGCGTGTATTTGA